DNA from Actinoplanes sp. SE50/110:
CTGGGGCCGATGCCCTCGGCGGCCAGCAGGACGCCGGCGTCGACGAGCTCCTCGATGAACGCGCCCATCGTCGCGAAGTCCTCGGTCTTCGGCAGGACACCGGCCTCGCTGGCCGTGGTCGCCTTGGTGATCACCATGAACCGCATCGCGTTGTCTCCTCCAGTGTCGCGGGTGGCTCTTCACCTGTGCGTCGAACGGCGACCGCCCCGATCGACACCCTGCCAGAAAAAGTTTCGTCAGCCCCGCCAGCGGAGGATCTCGAGGGCGGCGGCGACCGCCAGCACGTTGTCGGCGAGCGGGCGGGGCAGCAGCGCGTCGGCGCGGGCCAACCGGCGGACGACCGTGTTGCGGTGGGTGAACAACCGGTCCGCGGTGCGCAGCGTGTTGCACTGCTCGCGGACGTACGTGGCGACCGTCTCCCGGGTCTCGGCGTCGGCGTGCAGCAGGCCGCCCAGGGTGTCGGCGAGGAACTCCGCACACTGGGCCGGATCGATGGTCAGCAGCGCGGCCAGCTGGATGTCGGCGTAGTGCGCGACCCGCTGCGGCGACGTCAGCCGGGTCAGCATCCGCTGGGTGGCCAGGGCGTCCAGGTGGCTGCGGCGGAAACCCTCGACGTCGGCGCCGGGGCGGCCGATCGCGACCCGGACGTCCGGGTCGCCGGAATCGGTCATCCGGGGTGCCACCGCGACCGGCAGCCACAGCCACAGCGCGGCCGCGCCGGCCAGCACGGTCAGCCGATGGGTGGCGCCGCCGGCCCGGGTCAGCGCCTCCGCGGCGGCCTCCAGGCGCGCGGTGGCGGTGTCCGCGGTGGTCCACACGATCGCCGCGGTGTGCGGGCCGGTCAGGCGGTAGCCGAGCTGGGCCTCGGCCCGTCCCCGGCTGATCGGCGCGCCCTCCAGCAGCAGACTGACCGCGGCCCGGCGTTCGGCGTGTGCGCCCCGGGTCAGCTCGGTGTGCTCGGCCTCCATCCGGGCGGACACCGCGGTGATCGTGTCCTCGATGAACGTGGAGATCGACAGCGACGACACGTCGAGCAGCGCGCGCAGCTCGTCCGGCTCGGCGTCGAGCGCGAAACAGATCCGCATCCAGCGCCGCCACGCGACGCTCTGCCCGGTCCGGTACGAGTCGAGGGCCCGCTGGTCGAGGCCGCGCCGGACCATGTCGCGCGCCGTTTCCAGAACCTCCGGGCCCAGGTTGGCCGGCACCCGGCGGCCCGGGGCGCGCACATTCGCCTCGGTCCACTGCCGCAGGTTCGCCACGTTGCTGCGGCGCACCGCGGCGACCAGCACCGGGTCGTCGGCGACCGGCCGCATCCGGTCGCCGCTGAGCGACGCCTCGTGCACCGCCTCCACCGACTCGGCCTCCGCGTCCAGCGCCGCCTGCGCGCCCTGCCGGAACAGCTCGGCGACCCGCGGCGACACGACCGGCCACTCCGCAGCACTCTGCACCATGAAAGTCATCATGCTGGTGCGTTTTGTGCTGGCGCAACCGGCTCGGGGCACGGATTCTTTACTGCGTGGAGCACATCGACGTCCTGATCGTCGGCGCCGGCATCTCCGGCATCGGCGCCGCGCGCTATCTGACGACCGAGTTGCCGGGCAAGAGCTACGCGATCCTGGAGGCCCGGGGCGCGTCCGGCGGCACCTGGGATCTGTTCCGCTATCCGGGCATCCGCTCCGATTCCGACCTGCACACGTTCGGATACGAGTTCAAGCCGTGGCGCGACGAGCAGTCGATCGCCGACGCGCCGCGGATTCTCGACTACCTGCGCGAGACGATCGCGGAGAACGGCATCGAGAAACACATCCGCTATCACCACCGGGTCGTCGGCGCGGCCTGGTCGACCGACGACGCGCGCTGGACGGTCTCGGTCGACGTCGACGGGACCAGCCTGGAGATCACCTGCGACTGGATCTTCTCGGCGAGCGGTTACTACCGGTACGACGAGGGTTTCACGCCGTCCTTCGAGGGACGGTTCGGCGGTACGCTCGTGCACCCGCAGCACTGGCCCGAGGACCTCGACTACGCCGGCCGGCGGGTGGTCGTGATCGGCAGCGGCGCGACCGCGGTCACCCTCGTCCCGGCCCTGGTCGACGGCGGAGCGGCGCGGGTCACGATGCTGCAGCGCACCCCGTCGTACATCATGCCCGTGTCGAAGAAGGACCCGGTCGCGAACGCGCTCAAGAAGTATCTCGGGCCGGAACGCGGATATGCCTGGACCCGGCGCAAGAACATCGCCCAGCAGAAGGCCGTCTGGTCGTTCTGCCAGCGGTATCCGAAAGCGGCCCGCAAACTCATCCGCTGGGTCAACGCCCGTCAGCTGCCGCCGGGATATCCCGTCGACGAGCATTTCAATCCGCCGTACGACCCGTGGGACCAGCGGTTGTGCGCAGTGCCCGACGGCGACCTGTTCACGGCGATCCGGGGCGGGAAGGCGGCGGTGGTGACCGACCGGATCGTCCGGTTCACCCCAGGCGGTGTCGAACTCGCCTCCGGGCAGCATCTGGACGCGGACATCATCGTGACGGCGACCGGGCTGAACGTGCAGGCGTTCGGGGGAGTGCCGGTGTCGGTCGACGGGGTGCCGGTCGCCCTGCCGGAGACCGTGGCGTACAAGGGGATGATGCTTTCCGGGGTGCCGAATTTCGCGTACGCCATCGGCTACACGAACTCGTCGTGGACCCTCAAGATCGGTCTGTTGTGCGAGCACTTCTGCCGCGTCCTGAAACACATGGAGGCCGGCGGATACCGCGTGTGCCGTCCGCTCGTGGCCGACCCGGCGATGCCGACCAGGCCGTTCCTGGACTTCGGCGCCGGCTACATCCAGCGGGCCGTCGACCAACTGCCCCGGCAGGGTGACCGGATGCCGTGGCTGACCTCGATGGACTACCAGTCCGACGTCAAACTCCTGCGGGGGGACGACGTCACCGACCCGGAGCTGCATTTCTCATGAGTTTTCACGACAAGGTCGTCGTCATCACCGGGGCCGGGTCGGGCATCGGGCGCGCCCTCGCGCTCGAACTCGGCCGCCGCGGCGCCCGGCTCGCGCTCAGCGACGTCAACGACGCCGGGCTGAAGGAGACCGCCGAGCGGGTGAACGCGCCGGTGCACACCGCGTACCTGGACGTCGCCGACCGCGACGCGGTCGAGGCGTACGCGGCGGCGGTGGCCGCGCACCACGGCGTCGTCCACCAGATCTACAACAACGCCGGAGTCAGCGGCGGCGGGCAGACCATCCTGGACAGCGACTGGGCGAGCTTCGACCGGACGCTGAGCATCAACCTGTACGGGGTGATCCACGGGACGAAGGCGTTCCTGCCGCACCTGATCGCCTCCGGGGACGGGCATGTGATCAACGTGTCCAGCCTGAACGGGTTCATGGCCCAGCCGACCCTCGGACCGTACTGCGCCAGCAAGTTCGCGGTGCGCGGCTTCACCGAGGTGCTGCGGACCGAGATGCTGCACGCCGGCCATCCGGTGCGGGTCACCGTGGTGCACCCGGGCGGGGTGAAGACCGACATCGCCTCGGCCAGCCTGCGGCACGCCGAGGAGGCGGGGCTGTCGCCCAGCGCCGACCAACGGGCGCGGGCACGGACGTACAACGAAAAGCTCCTGAACTGCCTGCGGAGCAGGCCGCACGGATCATCGCCGACGGCGTGGCGGCCGGGAAATCGCGGATCCTGGTGGGCGGCGACGCGAAACTCGTCGATCGGCTGGTGCGGCTGCTGCCGCGCGCCTACCCGAGGATCATCGCCGGTTACGAACGCCGATTGTTCCGCTGACCAGGACCGCACCGGCGACCAGGACGGCCGCGACGACCGTGCGGCGACGACGGCGGCGGCGCAGCACGGCCAGCGCCCGCACCCGGGCGTGAATGAGCTCCAGCGTCGGCCCGGGAACGTGGAAGTCGTGGTCGGTCACCACTCCTGGACGCGGCGCGAGGACGATTCGTGCACCGGTGCGCACCGCGGGCAGCGGATCGGGCAGGGCGTCAGCGCCGCGGTCGTGGCCAGACCGCTGGTGTGCAAAATCGTGGTGACCGCCTCCTCGAAGCCGACCGTCTCGTCGATCACCTGCTCGCCGGGCACACCGAGCAGGTCCCGGTCGGTGTACCACGCACGCATCATCGCGGCGGTGACCGGGATCGGCGGATCGCGGCGCTCGTGCCGGCGGACGGTCTCGTCGAAACCGACCTGCATCCAGAAGGTCGCCGCCGGCCCCGGGTGCTCCGTGACGAGGGCGCGCAGCAGAGGGCCGTACGAGCCGGCGGACAGGATGCCCTCCAGGATCACGTGATACCCGGCGTCCAGCGCGGACCGGGCCATCACCGTGATCAGCCGCGGCGCGACCGGTTCGTCGACGTCCCCATGCTCTCGCAACACGATCCGGCGCACGTGATCCTGCTCGATCAGGGCCGCCCCGCGACCGTAGCGGCGGCGCACCTCGCGGGCGGTCGTCGACTTGCCCGACCCGGAATTGCCGCGGATCACCACCAGCGTCGGCGACCCCGCGGAACGGCGTTGATCGCCAAGGCGTCCTGCACCCGCGACCACCTCAGGCGTCCCTGTTGTCGACCCAGCGGCAGAACGGGTCCGTGGTGTCCTCGTCGCCCATCTCGGCGGGCTCCGACACGATCTCCAGCCCGGTCGCCGGGGCGGTGACACCGAAGGTGCGGTTCAGCCAGTCGCGGTAGGGCGCATTGACGACCTCGTGGTCGGCGTCCCACGGCTCAGGCGGCGCGCCGAACTCCTCGTTCCAGCAGATCTCCCGGTAACCGATCGCCAGCAGCCGGAGAAAGTCGACCGCGTCGTCGGCGAGCACGCACGTCATGATCGAACCGCTGCCCGAACCGAGATGGACGATCCTGACCCGTCCCTCGCCGTCGCGCCACAGCGCGGCCATCGAACCCTCGCCGCCGGTCTGCGCGAACGGCCACAACCGTGCGGCCGCGTCCGGGACGGAATCGTCGAACCAGGACCGTGCGTACGACAGGGTCTGCTCGTCGGTGTAGCCGCGCAACTCGATCGAGGTACCCACCCGGCCGTTGTCGCTCAACGAGCCGTACAGGTCACCGTCGTGCCCCTTCACCACGAAACCCTGCTCGTCGACCCAGGCGAAGAGCAGGCGCAGCGGCTCCGGCAGGTCGAATCCGTCCGGCACCCGGGCCAGCGTCGTCTTGAGGAAGTCACCCACGCCGGCAGCGTAACGAGATCACCTCGCACTGCCACAGTCCCCGCCGCGTCGACCGGTCGACGACGTGCAGGATCCCCATCCGGTTTCCGGTGGCCGCACCGACGCGTCCGGGGCGGCTCAACAATTGCAGTCGGGGCTTTTCCGGTGGCGCGCTCACCTTGCCGAGAAGAGTACGTGGCCAGACGACTACTTGGTGGAAGCAGTCTTCCACGCATCGGTTACGCAAAGGGTCTCATATTCCCACCAGCCGGCGCGCTGGCCATGCTCGAGCAGGCTGCGTATCCGGTCGAGATCCGCCTCCAGTGGAATATCGATTACCGCAACTCCAAACATTCCCTTGCCTGTGACGGCAAAGGCGGCGAACTTGTCCAGCATGGCATTCGTGCCGGTGTCGACGGAGCCAAGTGGGCCGTCGGCCGTCAGCATCAACCTGACGGCACAGTAGCCGGCTGTCTGAACTTTCTCCTGCACCCACAGTTCGCCGTCCTCTCCCTGCTGGACGCGGAGAATGTCACCCTTGGCCGCATCGACCGGAAACCAAGGAGCAGACGGGAGCCGGACGCGCTCAGGCGAAATGACTTCAGCGCCCATGCCGAAGGAGGAAGCGTTGCAGCCAGTCAACGCGAACCAGACATGTACTTGTTCGCCCGGTGGCTTGACCACTGCATCGCCCCCTTTACGCATCGTCCGCAGCTTGCCGGAGGCGATCGGCAGGCCGCAAACACCTATCCAAGGTCAACGATACTGTTCTGCCGCGAGGAGTGCACCGATCACGGGGGGCGGAGCCATCCCCGCGTCCTCAGGTGTCGTATTGGCCGTTCCAGGGCTCGTGGAACCCAAGTCCCTGAGGGAGGAGCTCGGCCCATGGCCCTCCGTGGCCCTCGTATGGATCGTCAGTGGTCTCATCGATGAGGCCGAAGACAACGTCGTCGAAGTCGACCCGGAAGGGTCGGATGGCGATATCGCAGTTCGTGACCGCTTCGAGTCCGGCCAGCCAGTCCGAGCTGTGGCTCGGCGGCCCGAGCGGTGAACCGCCACGGAACCACGTACGCACTATCAACCATCCGGTGGTGCCGACAGTCCCCTGCGAACCAGCTCACGCCGCGTGCCATCAATCATGAAGTCAGCCAAAGGTGAATGCGCGGGTAGTCGACGAGTGGATACCCGAGTAAGTCGAGCGACAGCGTCGTTATCGCAGCTCTGTCGCTAGTTCGAGTGCCTCGGCAAGTTGGTTGCCGTCCAGTCGCCGGGCAGCCCAAGCCAACTCGGCGAGTTCCGCGTGGTTGCCGTGAAGCATCGGATCCACGGCCGCGGCGACTCCTGTTACGGCTGCCAGCTCGTCGGCGGGAATACCCAGCACAGTGGCGAAAGCCGTCACGTACTGCGGCGTCAGCTTCGTACGGCCTGGTCCCAGCATCGCCATCGTCGAGTGCGACACGATCGGACCGTTGCCGATGAAGTACAACACCTTCGGGCTGTACGGCCGGATATTACGGTTCCGCAGCAGACGCAGCATCATCTCGCCGGGCCCGAGCGGGTAGGCATGGCGCGGCAGAGCCGGCGGCCACGCGGGCGGACGCTCGGGAAGCGAGCGGACGAACTCGTGTAGCCGGCGGAGCGACTGCGGCGCCAGCCTTGCCGCTTTCTCCAGGATCGACCCGACATCCCAAGGCTTGGTGCCGTTTGCAGGGACCAGATCGCGGGGTAGATCGAGCCCAGCGATCACGAACAGGTCCGCGGTGCGCCAGCCCAGCGCCGGCGCCAGGCGCCGCACCAGCGCGTCCGTGAGCGCGCCGCCTTGGAGCACTTCCTTCAGTTCCGGCCGCACAGTACCTGCCGTTGCGGCAAGCTTCGGCCTCCGATACGCCAACAGCCGTCCCAGCGCTGCTTCACCCTCCGCCTCCATCGGCGCCAGCGTAGTCACCAACGGCACTCCATCGATCAAGCAGAAGCCCCGAACGGCCGCAGTCGGCTTGCGACAGACTCGCTCGCTGTCGTCGGGGTCGGCGTGGCGGTCCTGGCCGGAGGCCACATGCTGGTTCGAGTCGCGGGCGCGGGATTTGTTTCGCTGGCGTCGTAGTCGCAGTGGCAGTGCTGCGTGGTAGAGCTGGATCAGGGTGATCGCGAATGTGAGGGTGCGGGTGACCCGGTCGGCATATCGGTCACCCGGCGTGTGGTTGCGGCACCCGCTGCTGGCCGGCCGCCTGGCTTGCCCGGGCGCACGCGGCCGGCACCTCATCGGCCGGGACCGGCCGGCTCAGCGCGAAGCCCTGGGCGAGATCGCAGCCCATCTCGCGGAGCACGGCCAGCGTCTCGAGGTCCTCGACGCCCTCGGCGACGACGGACAGGCCCAGGTTGTGGCCCAGGTCGATGGCGCTGCGGACCAGCACCAGGCCGTCGACGTCCCGGGCGAGACCCTGCACGAACGACCGGTCGATCTTGAGTTCGTCGGCCGGGAGCTGGCGGAGCTGGGACAGCGAGCTGAAGCCGGTCCCGAAGTCGTCGACCGAGATCAGGATGCCCTCCTCGCGGACCTGGCGCAGGACGGTCCGGGCACGGTCCGGTTCGAGCATCACACTGCTCTCGGTCAGCTCCAGTTGCAGGATGCCGTGCGGCAGGTGGACACCGGTGACCGCGTCGCGGATCTGGGTCAGGAAATCGTCGTGCAGCAGGCATCGCGGTGAGATGTTGACCGACACCGCCATCGGGTTGCCGGCCGCCGCCCACCGGTCCGCCTGCGCCACCGCGACCTTCAGCAGGTGGTAGGTCAGCGCGATCTCCAGACCCCGGGAGGCGGCCATGTCGAGGAACGCCCCGGGCAGCAGCAGTCCGCGGGTCGGATGACGCCAGCGCACC
Protein-coding regions in this window:
- a CDS encoding CdaR family transcriptional regulator translates to MVQSAAEWPVVSPRVAELFRQGAQAALDAEAESVEAVHEASLSGDRMRPVADDPVLVAAVRRSNVANLRQWTEANVRAPGRRVPANLGPEVLETARDMVRRGLDQRALDSYRTGQSVAWRRWMRICFALDAEPDELRALLDVSSLSISTFIEDTITAVSARMEAEHTELTRGAHAERRAAVSLLLEGAPISRGRAEAQLGYRLTGPHTAAIVWTTADTATARLEAAAEALTRAGGATHRLTVLAGAAALWLWLPVAVAPRMTDSGDPDVRVAIGRPGADVEGFRRSHLDALATQRMLTRLTSPQRVAHYADIQLAALLTIDPAQCAEFLADTLGGLLHADAETRETVATYVREQCNTLRTADRLFTHRNTVVRRLARADALLPRPLADNVLAVAAALEILRWRG
- a CDS encoding NAD(P)/FAD-dependent oxidoreductase, whose protein sequence is MEHIDVLIVGAGISGIGAARYLTTELPGKSYAILEARGASGGTWDLFRYPGIRSDSDLHTFGYEFKPWRDEQSIADAPRILDYLRETIAENGIEKHIRYHHRVVGAAWSTDDARWTVSVDVDGTSLEITCDWIFSASGYYRYDEGFTPSFEGRFGGTLVHPQHWPEDLDYAGRRVVVIGSGATAVTLVPALVDGGAARVTMLQRTPSYIMPVSKKDPVANALKKYLGPERGYAWTRRKNIAQQKAVWSFCQRYPKAARKLIRWVNARQLPPGYPVDEHFNPPYDPWDQRLCAVPDGDLFTAIRGGKAAVVTDRIVRFTPGGVELASGQHLDADIIVTATGLNVQAFGGVPVSVDGVPVALPETVAYKGMMLSGVPNFAYAIGYTNSSWTLKIGLLCEHFCRVLKHMEAGGYRVCRPLVADPAMPTRPFLDFGAGYIQRAVDQLPRQGDRMPWLTSMDYQSDVKLLRGDDVTDPELHFS
- a CDS encoding SDR family oxidoreductase; its protein translation is MSFHDKVVVITGAGSGIGRALALELGRRGARLALSDVNDAGLKETAERVNAPVHTAYLDVADRDAVEAYAAAVAAHHGVVHQIYNNAGVSGGGQTILDSDWASFDRTLSINLYGVIHGTKAFLPHLIASGDGHVINVSSLNGFMAQPTLGPYCASKFAVRGFTEVLRTEMLHAGHPVRVTVVHPGGVKTDIASASLRHAEEAGLSPSADQRARARTYNEKLLNCLRSRPHGSSPTAWRPGNRGSWWAATRNSSIGWCGCCRAPTRGSSPVTNADCSADQDRTGDQDGRDDRAATTAAAQHGQRPHPGVNELQRRPGNVEVVVGHHSWTRREDDSCTGAHRGQRIGQGVSAAVVARPLVCKIVVTASSKPTVSSITCSPGTPSRSRSVYHARIIAAVTGIGGSRRSCRRTVSSKPTCIQKVAAGPGCSVTRARSRGPYEPADRMPSRIT
- a CDS encoding DUF4265 domain-containing protein, encoding MRKGGDAVVKPPGEQVHVWFALTGCNASSFGMGAEVISPERVRLPSAPWFPVDAAKGDILRVQQGEDGELWVQEKVQTAGYCAVRLMLTADGPLGSVDTGTNAMLDKFAAFAVTGKGMFGVAVIDIPLEADLDRIRSLLEHGQRAGWWEYETLCVTDAWKTASTK